One stretch of Pedobacter riviphilus DNA includes these proteins:
- a CDS encoding VOC family protein, protein MATMHPYLNFDGQAEEAFNFYKSVFGGEFTFFAKMSDAPESDKLTEAEKNRVMHVALPINEHTTLMASDCVPSAGHVLKEGNNMYINIQAESREDADRLFNGLSAGGTIEMPMEDMFWGDYFGSFKDRFGIQWMVNFSNAQ, encoded by the coding sequence ATGGCTACCATGCACCCTTACTTAAACTTCGACGGCCAGGCCGAAGAAGCTTTTAATTTTTATAAGTCGGTTTTTGGAGGAGAATTTACCTTCTTTGCAAAAATGAGCGATGCACCCGAATCGGACAAATTAACGGAAGCGGAAAAAAACCGCGTAATGCATGTAGCGCTACCCATTAATGAACATACCACTTTAATGGCGTCTGATTGTGTACCTTCTGCTGGGCATGTACTTAAAGAAGGTAATAACATGTATATTAACATCCAGGCGGAGAGCCGAGAAGATGCCGATCGCCTATTTAATGGCCTTTCAGCAGGTGGCACCATCGAAATGCCAATGGAAGATATGTTCTGGGGCGATTACTTCGGTAGCTTTAAAGACAGGTTCGGTATCCAATGGATGGTTAATTTTAGTAATGCTCAATAA
- a CDS encoding aldose epimerase family protein has translation MITLENDYIKVSLAAKGAELQGLFSKETKLEYLWNANPKYWAKHSPVLFPIVGSLKNNSFIYQGKSYELPRHGFARIMFLISKK, from the coding sequence ATGATAACTCTCGAGAACGACTATATAAAAGTTAGCCTGGCGGCTAAAGGCGCAGAACTTCAAGGCTTATTTAGTAAAGAAACCAAGCTGGAATATTTATGGAATGCCAATCCAAAATATTGGGCAAAACACAGTCCGGTTTTATTTCCTATTGTTGGTTCATTAAAAAACAATAGTTTTATTTACCAGGGTAAAAGCTATGAGCTACCCCGTCACGGTTTCGCCCGGATCATGTTTTTAATTTCGAAAAAATAA
- a CDS encoding M14 family metallopeptidase, producing the protein MRKLFVLCLLSMRLKAIAQKTPFELSGKTETATYTEAISYYENLAKTYPEAKLLTYGDTDFGKPLHLLVLSRDQVFDPAQIRKQNKRILLINNGIHPGEPEGIDASMMLARDLLKAGKLPKDVVICIIPLYNIDGSFNRSGTSRANQNGPVAYGFRGNGKNLDLNRDFIKTDSKNSATFQLIFNTWQPEIFVDTHTSNGADYQYVMTLIPTQKDKLNPILSDYLTKTLVPDLYTGMEKLGYPMIPYVNSMGETPETGITGFIESPRYSTGYTTLHNTIGFMPETHMLKSYDLRVDATYKLLQTYIEVVERDAKIIGENKRKADEFVAAQKEFPLEWRLDKTKVNDLTFKGFEAGQKPSMVSGADRLYYDRSKPYTKTIKEWNKFEPAVSVQKPVAYIIPKAWEHVIALLKLNNVKISELKANQKIAVESYYIGDFKTGTRPYEGHYLHSGVKVNAVKQNLQYYAGDFVIYVNQPSNRYIVETLEPQATDSYFNWNFFDSILDMKEHYSAYVFEDTATELLKNNPELKSKLEAKKASDTEFAKNAAAQLDFVYKNSDYYEKTHNRYPVARLITDVKLDLK; encoded by the coding sequence ATGAGAAAACTCTTTGTGTTGTGTTTGCTATCAATGAGGCTAAAAGCTATCGCACAAAAAACACCCTTCGAATTAAGCGGAAAAACCGAAACCGCAACTTATACTGAAGCAATATCTTATTACGAAAACCTGGCTAAAACTTACCCCGAAGCCAAACTATTAACCTACGGGGATACAGATTTTGGAAAACCTTTACACCTATTGGTTTTATCACGAGATCAGGTTTTCGATCCAGCACAGATCAGAAAGCAAAATAAAAGAATCTTATTGATCAACAATGGGATTCATCCAGGCGAACCAGAGGGTATAGATGCATCGATGATGTTGGCCCGCGATCTGCTTAAAGCTGGTAAACTGCCAAAAGACGTGGTGATATGCATCATTCCACTCTACAATATAGATGGCAGTTTTAACCGTAGCGGAACTTCGAGAGCGAACCAGAATGGCCCGGTTGCCTATGGTTTTAGGGGAAATGGTAAAAACCTGGATCTGAACCGTGATTTTATTAAAACCGATTCGAAAAATTCAGCAACATTTCAACTTATTTTTAACACATGGCAACCCGAAATATTTGTAGATACCCATACCAGCAATGGTGCCGATTATCAATATGTGATGACGCTTATCCCGACGCAAAAAGATAAGCTAAACCCAATCCTTTCTGATTATTTAACCAAAACTTTGGTGCCTGATTTATATACCGGTATGGAAAAACTGGGTTATCCAATGATTCCTTATGTAAACTCAATGGGCGAAACTCCGGAAACCGGGATAACAGGCTTTATCGAATCGCCCCGTTACTCTACTGGTTATACCACGCTGCACAACACCATCGGTTTTATGCCTGAAACTCATATGTTGAAATCGTACGATCTGCGTGTGGATGCCACTTATAAGCTTTTGCAAACCTATATTGAGGTTGTAGAACGAGATGCAAAAATTATTGGAGAGAATAAGCGAAAGGCCGACGAATTTGTAGCTGCGCAAAAAGAATTTCCTTTAGAATGGAGGCTGGATAAAACCAAGGTAAACGATCTGACCTTTAAAGGTTTCGAGGCAGGGCAAAAACCAAGCATGGTAAGCGGCGCTGATCGTTTATATTACGACCGCAGTAAACCCTACACCAAAACCATTAAAGAATGGAATAAGTTCGAGCCCGCAGTTTCCGTTCAAAAACCGGTTGCCTACATCATTCCTAAAGCCTGGGAGCATGTAATTGCCTTGCTTAAACTGAACAATGTTAAAATCAGCGAGCTTAAGGCCAATCAGAAAATTGCGGTAGAAAGTTATTATATCGGCGATTTTAAAACCGGGACTCGCCCGTATGAAGGGCATTACCTGCACTCGGGCGTAAAAGTGAATGCAGTTAAGCAAAACCTGCAATATTATGCAGGTGATTTTGTGATATATGTTAACCAGCCGAGTAACCGGTATATTGTGGAAACATTAGAACCTCAGGCTACTGATTCTTACTTCAACTGGAATTTTTTCGATTCTATTCTGGATATGAAAGAGCATTATTCAGCTTATGTTTTTGAAGATACAGCTACAGAACTGTTAAAAAATAACCCTGAACTAAAAAGTAAACTGGAAGCAAAAAAAGCTTCAGACACCGAATTTGCGAAGAATGCAGCTGCACAACTTGATTTTGTGTATAAAAATTCTGATTATTACGAAAAAACACACAATAGATATCCGGTAGCACGTTTGATTACAGACGTAAAACTTGATTTAAAATAG
- a CDS encoding aldose epimerase family protein: MSDTEAVFTLTQNEDTLKVYPFYFELKLRYQLIDRKLNLTYEVKNTGTAELLFSIGAHPAFAVPNTPNTVYEDYYLAFNADEKLTFWKLEDGLVANETELIELGGHRLNLKHSLFYNDALVFKTLQSNCISLLNTKNDYGLHFHFEEFPFFGIWAATDAPFICLEPWCGVADGVNHDQELARKEGIIKLDIGENWSRFWEVECF, encoded by the coding sequence ATAAGTGATACCGAAGCTGTTTTTACGTTAACCCAAAACGAAGATACCTTAAAAGTATATCCCTTTTATTTTGAACTGAAACTGAGGTATCAATTAATAGATAGAAAACTGAACTTAACTTACGAGGTAAAAAATACAGGTACTGCCGAGCTTTTATTCTCAATTGGTGCACACCCTGCATTTGCTGTGCCCAATACGCCCAATACGGTTTACGAAGATTACTACCTGGCCTTTAATGCCGATGAGAAATTAACTTTCTGGAAACTTGAAGATGGATTAGTAGCCAACGAAACGGAGCTCATTGAACTGGGAGGTCACAGGTTAAACCTTAAACATAGCCTGTTTTATAACGATGCATTGGTTTTTAAAACCCTGCAGAGCAATTGTATTAGTTTACTTAACACCAAAAACGATTATGGCCTGCATTTCCATTTCGAAGAATTTCCTTTCTTTGGCATATGGGCCGCCACCGATGCGCCATTTATTTGCTTGGAGCCTTGGTGCGGAGTTGCTGATGGTGTTAACCACGATCAGGAATTAGCACGTAAAGAAGGTATAATAAAACTTGATATAGGCGAAAACTGGTCGCGGTTTTGGGAAGTAGAGTGTTTCTAA
- the pepT gene encoding peptidase T produces the protein MSTYTNFNKSLTQRFIKYAKIDTQSDPNSPSCPSTLKQKNLGKELVQELLEIGVSDAEMDDNGYVYGTIPSNTHKQLPVIFFCSHMDTSPDCSGENVKPIIHDNYQGQDLILPDDNNIVIKLSEHKDLKQQIGNDIITASGTTLLGADNKAGLAEIMEAAAFLMRNPEVKHGTIKLLFTPDEEIGRGVDKADLKKLGADFGYTIDGETLGSIEDETFSADGATLKIYGVSTHPGFAKGKMESAIKILAEILDSLPKDALTPEATHQKEGFIHPVSMNGQVEEAEAQFIIRDFTDEKLAAHGQFLEETVKKVMANYPKSTYKLNIKAQYRNMKQILDQHPKIVQYGIEAIERAGVVPKQQSIRGGTDGSRLSYMGLPCPNIFAGEHAFHSKQEWVSVQDMEKAVQTIINIASIWEEKG, from the coding sequence ATGAGCACATACACCAACTTTAACAAATCTCTAACGCAGCGTTTTATAAAATATGCGAAGATTGATACGCAATCAGATCCAAATTCTCCCTCTTGCCCATCAACCCTAAAACAAAAAAACTTAGGCAAAGAATTGGTTCAAGAACTGCTGGAAATCGGCGTTTCTGATGCAGAAATGGACGATAACGGTTATGTGTATGGTACAATCCCCTCAAATACACACAAGCAATTACCGGTAATTTTCTTCTGTTCGCACATGGATACCTCGCCTGATTGTAGCGGCGAAAATGTTAAACCGATTATTCATGACAATTATCAAGGACAGGATTTAATTCTGCCAGATGACAACAATATTGTAATAAAACTGTCTGAACACAAAGACCTAAAGCAGCAAATTGGTAACGATATCATCACGGCTAGCGGAACAACTTTATTGGGTGCCGATAATAAGGCAGGGCTAGCAGAAATTATGGAAGCAGCTGCCTTTTTAATGAGAAATCCTGAGGTAAAACATGGAACTATAAAGCTACTTTTTACCCCCGATGAAGAAATAGGCCGTGGTGTAGACAAGGCAGACTTAAAGAAATTAGGTGCCGATTTTGGTTATACCATAGACGGGGAAACACTAGGCTCAATTGAAGATGAAACCTTTTCTGCCGATGGCGCCACCCTTAAAATTTACGGCGTAAGCACGCACCCGGGTTTCGCAAAGGGAAAGATGGAAAGTGCCATTAAGATCCTTGCTGAAATTTTAGATTCGTTGCCCAAAGATGCCCTTACACCAGAAGCTACACATCAAAAAGAAGGGTTTATCCACCCGGTGAGTATGAACGGGCAGGTAGAAGAGGCAGAAGCTCAGTTTATCATCAGAGATTTTACCGATGAGAAACTAGCCGCACACGGACAGTTTTTGGAAGAAACCGTAAAAAAGGTAATGGCTAACTATCCAAAATCTACCTACAAGCTTAATATTAAAGCACAGTACCGCAACATGAAACAGATTTTAGACCAACATCCTAAAATTGTGCAATATGGTATTGAAGCCATTGAAAGAGCTGGTGTGGTGCCCAAGCAGCAAAGTATTCGTGGTGGAACTGATGGCTCGCGACTTTCTTACATGGGTTTACCATGCCCCAATATTTTTGCCGGAGAACATGCCTTTCATAGCAAACAAGAATGGGTAAGCGTACAGGATATGGAAAAAGCTGTGCAAACCATTATTAACATTGCTTCTATCTGGGAAGAGAAGGGATAA